One genomic window of Solanum dulcamara chromosome 10, daSolDulc1.2, whole genome shotgun sequence includes the following:
- the LOC129870655 gene encoding malate dehydrogenase, mitochondrial produces MRTSMLRSLARRTSTAGTSYLTRRGFASESAPDRKVAILGAAGGIGQPLSLLMKLNPLVSRLALYDIAGTPGVAADVSHINTRSEVLGFAGEEQLGKALEGADVVIIPAGVPRKPGMTRDDLFNINAGIVKSLCIAIAKYCPHALINIISNPVNSTVPIASEVFKKAGTYDEKRLFGVTTLDVVRAKTFYAGKAKVNVADVSVPVVGGHAGVTILPLFSQATPSANLSSEEIEALTKRTQDGGTEVVEAKAGKGSATLSMAYAGAIFADACLKGLNGVPDVVECSFVQSTVTDLPFFASKVRLGKNGVEEVLGLGALSDYEKQGLEALKPELKSSIEKGIKFANS; encoded by the exons ATGAGGACATCCATGTTGAGATCTTTGGCTCGTAGAACCTCAACCGCCGGCACGTCGTACCTCACGCGCCGTGGATTCGCATCGGAGTCTGCTCCGGACAGGAAAGTCGCTATTTTAGGTGCAGCTGGAGGGATCGGGCAGCCTCTGTCACTTCTCATGAAACTGAATCCTTTAGTTTCCAGACTTGCACTCTATGATATTGCCGGAACTCCTGGTGTTGCAGCTGATGTCAGCCATATCAACACCAGATCTGAG GTTCTGGGTTTTGCAGGAGAAGAACAGCTAGGGAAGGCTTTGGAGGGAGCTGATGTTGTCATTATTCCGGCTGGTGTGCCACGAAAGCCTGGTATGACCCGTGATGATCTGTTCAACATTAATGCTGGTATTGTTAAGTCTCTTTGCATAGCCATTGCAAAGTATTGCCCTCAT GCACTTATCAATATAATCAGCAATCCTGTGAATTCCACTGTCCCAATTGCATCTGAGGTGTTCAAGAAGGCCGGAACCTATGATGAGAAGAGACTCTTTGGAGTGACCACACTTGACGTTGTTAGGGCAAAGACTTTCTATGCTGGAAAAGCTAAAGTTAATGTTGCTG ATGTCAGTGTCCCCGTTGTTGGTGGTCATGCTGGCGTAACTATCCTCCCGTTATTTTCCCAA GCCACTCCAAGTGCAAATTTGTCAAGTGAAGAAATTGAGGCACTCACCAAGCGCACCCAAGATGGTGGcactgaagttgtggaggccaAGGCTGGAAAGGGTTCAGCCACTCTCTCGATGGC CTATGCTGGTGCCATCTTCGCGGATGCTTGCTTGAAGGGACTGAATGGGGTTCCAGATGTTGTAGAGTGTTCATTCGTACAGTCAACTGTGACAGACCTGCCATTCTTTGCATCCAAG GTGAGACTTGGTAAAAATGGTGTGGAGGAAGTCCTAGGATTAGGTGCACTTTCAGACTACGAGAAACAAGGACTTGAAGCTCTTAAACCAGAGCTGAAATCGTCCATTGAGAAAGGAATCAAATTTGCCAACTCTTAA